The Balaenoptera acutorostrata chromosome 10, mBalAcu1.1, whole genome shotgun sequence genome has a window encoding:
- the STAB1 gene encoding stabilin-1 isoform X4 yields the protein MAGPWDHHLLCLLALCLAGSSFIGGQKVQSRRCDMKTKFVTHIPCTPCPAIKKRVCPSGWLREFPEKISQDCRYEVQLGDSLLSMSGCSLECSKDVVQKACCPGYWGSQCYECPGGAETPCNSHGTCLDGIDRNGTCVCQENFSGSACQECRDPNRFGPACQSVCSCVHGVCRHGPLGDGSCLCFAGFTGPHCDQELPVCQALNCPQNSQCSAEAPTCSCLPGHTQQGGECLAPDPCQPSPCSPVAQCSVSPRGQAQCRCPENYHGDGTVCLPQDPCTTNNGGCPSNSTLCLYKRPGQATCSCKPGLVSTNHNASAGCFAYCFPYSCDRSATCQVTPDGKTSCVCKEGEVGDGRACYGHLLHEVQKASQTSMTLLRLRVAFAMLDQGCREILSTSGPFTVLAPSISSRTMNASLAQQLCRQHIIAGQHMLEESGTQPTRRWWTLAGQEITVTFSRFRQKYTYKYKDQPQQTFTIHKANYPAANGIFHVVTALRWQPPPELPEDPKRTIGQILASTEAFTRFETILENCGLPSFLDGPGPFTVFAPSNEAVDGLRDGRLVYLFTAGLSKLQELVRYHVYSHGQLTVEKLISKGRVLTMANQVLAVNISEEGRILLGPEGVPLRRVGVLAANGVIHMLEGILLPPTILPILPKLCNEEQHKVVAGSCVDCQALNTSMCPPNSVKLDISPEECVYIHDPTGLNVLKKGCAHYCNQTILKPGCCKGFFGPDCVQCPGGFSNPCYGKGNCSDGVQGSGACLCFPDYKGIACHICSNPNKHGDQCREDCGCVHGLCDNRPGSGGVCQRGTCAPGFSGRFCNESTGNCGPTEQAQQCHLHARCVNQGDVARCLCLDGFEGDGFSCTPSNPCSRPDRGGCSENAECVPGAPGTHHCTCHKGWSGDGRVCVAIDECELDVRGGCHADALCSYVGPGQSQCTCKLGFAGDGYVCSPIDPCRAGNGGCHDLATCRAVGGGQRVCTCPPGYGGDGFSCYGDIFQELEANAHFSIFYQWIKGAGITLPADSRVTALVPSESAIRRLSPEDQAFWLQPRMLPQVVRAHFLQGALSEEELARLDGQSVATLSPTARWEIHNISGRVWVQNASVDVADLLATNGVLHVLSQVLLPPRGDVLGGQGLLQQLDSVPAFRLFRELLQRHRLVPQIEAATAYTIFVPTNHSLEAQANSSGLDLDVVRHHVILGEALSTEALRRGGHRNSLLGPVHWLVFYNHSGQPEVNHVPLEGPVLEAPGRSLFGLSGVLTVGSSRCLHSHAEALREKCVNCTRKFRCTQGYQLEDTPKKSCVYRSGYSFSRGCSYTCAKKIQVPDCCPGFFGTLCEPCPGGLGGVCSGHGQCQDRLLGSGECRCHEGFHGTACEMCELGRYGPNCTGVCDCAHGLCQEGLRGDGSCVCNVGWQGLRCDQKITGPQCPQKCDPNANCVQDSAAAPACVCAAGYSGDGIYCAVVDPCAHDHGGCSPHANCTNVAPGQRTCTCLDGYTGDGELCQEVNSCLIHHGGCHMHAECIPTGPQQVSCSCREGYSGDGIRTCVLLDPCSQNNGGCSPYAVCKSTGDGQRMCTCDAVHTVGDGFTCRARVGLELLRDKHASFFSLHLLEYKELKGNGPFTIFVPHADLMTNLSQDELARIRANRQLVFRYHVAGCRQLRSQELLEEGYATTLSGHPLRFSEREGSIYINDFARMVSSDHVAVNGVLHFIDRVLLPPEALHWEPDAAPIPRRNFTAAAESFGYKIFSGLVTMAGLLPLLRDSFHRPFTMLWPTDSALQALPPDRQVWLYHKDHRDKLAAILRGHVIRNVEALASDLPNLGPLRTMHGTLISFSCSRARPGELTVGEEDARIVQRHLPFEGGLAYGIDQLLEPPGLGARCDRFETRPLWLKVCSICGLEPPCPEGSQEQGSPEACWRYFSKFWTSPPLHSLALRSVWARPSHWGQPQGLGRGCYRNCVTTTWKPSCCPGHYGSECRACPGGASSPCNGHGTCMDGMSGSGYCRCRSRFAGMACELCAPGAFGPLCQACNCTSHGHCDEGLGGSGSCFCDEGWTGPHCEVQLGEWALCLCPPCTLVYTCTHQCMPQLHTEVEGGLGGQPLTWMCGVGPGGQSCSLCVLHPAHPRPCAALATAVSAAWATKGMAARAQVSGNVRWEAPLPSPPLLSPGPTTLSLPPVVDLCQDGRGGCSEHANCSQVGTVVTCTCLPDYEGDGWSCRARNPCEDGHRGGCSEHADCLSTGPNTRRCACHAGYVGDGLQCLEEPEPPVDRCLDQPPPCHVDAVCTDLHFQEKRAGVFHLQAPSGPYSLNFSQAEAACGAQGAVLASLPQLSAAQQLGLHLCLVGWLANGSAAHPVVFPAADCGDGQVGVVSLGARENLSERWDAYCYRMQDVACQCRDGFVGDGASVCNGKLLDVLATTANFSTFYGMLLGYANATPRGLDFLDFLDDELTYKTLFVPVNEGFMDNLTLSGPDLELHASNTTFLSTNASQGTLLPAHSGLSLIISDTGPDNSSQAPVVSLEAAPPLLAPALTHPLGLTLVSLQVPGAVVVSHVIVWDIVAFNGIIHTLASPLLAPPQPRAVVAPEARPVAAGAGAVVAAGVLLGLAAGALYLRARSRSAGFGFSAFQAEDDAADDFSPWQEGTSPTLVSVPNPVFGSHDAFCEPFDDSLLEDDFPDTQRILEVK from the exons ATGGCAGGGCCCTGGGACCACCACCTGCTCTGCCTCCTGGCCCTCTGCCTGGCAGGCTCCAGCTTCATCGGGGGGCAGAAG GTACAGTCCAGACGCTGCGACATGAAGACCAAGTTTGTCACTCACATACCCTGCACCCCGTGCCCTGCCATCAAGAAGCGGGTGTGTCCTTCGGGCTGGCTTCGGGAGTTCCCGGAGAAGATCTCACAGGACTGCCG ATACGAGGTCCAGCTGGGGGACTCTTTGTTGTCTATGAGCGGCTGCAGCCTGGAGTGCTCGAAGGACGTGGTGCAGAAGGCCTGCTGCCCTGGCTACTGGGGGTCCCAGTGCTATG AGTGCCCTGGGGGTGCCGAGACCCCATGCAACAGCCACGGAACCTGCCTGGATGGCATAGACAGGAACGGGACCTGTGTGTGCCAG GAAAACTTCAGCGGCTCAGCCTGCCAGGAGTGTAGAGACCCCAACCGGTTCGGTCCTGCCTGCCAGTCAG TCTGCAGCTGTGTGCATGGCGTGTGCCGCCATGGGCCACTCGGGGATGGAAGCTGCCTGTGCTTTGCTGGATTCACTGGACCCCACTGTGACCAAG AGCTCCCCGTCTGCCAGGCCCTGAACTGTCCTCAGAACTCCCAGTGCTCTGCAGAGGCCCCTACCTGCAGCTGCCTGCCTGGCCACACCCAGCAGGGCGGCGAATGCCTAG CCCCTGACCCCTGCCAGCCGTCGCCCTGCTCCCCAGTTGCCCAGTGCTCCGTGAGCCCCAGGGGGCAGGCACAGTGTCGCTGCCCTGAGAACTACCATGGGGACGGAACAGTGTGTCTGCCCCAGGACCCATGCACCACCAACAACGGCGGCTGCCCCAGCAACTCCACCTTATGTCTGTACAAGAGGCCAGGCCAG GCCACCTGCTCATGTAAGCCAGGCCTGGTCAGCACCAACCACAATGCCTCCGCGGGCTGCTTCGCCTACTGCTTCCCCTACTCCTGTGACCGGTCAGCCACCTGCCAGGTGACCCCTGATGGAAAGACCAG CTGTGTGTGCAAGGAGGGCGAGGTGGGAGATGGGCGTGCCTGCTACGGCCACCTGCTCCACGAGGTGCAGAAGGCCAGCCAGACGAGCATGACGTTACTGCGGCTGAGAGTCGCCTTTGCCATGCTGG accagggctgccGGGAGATCCTCAGCACGTCGGGCCCATTCACCGTGCTGGCACCGTCCATATCCTCCAGGACCATGAAC GCATCCCTTGCCCAGCAGCTCTGCAGACAGCACATCATCGCAGGGCAGCACATGCTGGAGGAGTCAGGGACCCAGCCTACACGCAGGTGGTGGACGCTAGCTGGACAGGAGATCACCGTCACTTTCAGCCGCTTCAGG CAGAAATACACCTACAAGTACAAAGACCAGCCCCAACAGACATTCACCATCCACAAGGCCAACTACCCAGCAGCCAATGGCATCTTCCACGTGGTCACTGCCCTGCGATGGCAGCCCCCACCAGAGCTCCCTGAGGACCCCAAG AGGACCATCGGCCAGATCCTTGCCTCCACTGAGGCCTTCACCCGGTTTGAAACCATCCTGGAG AACTGTGGGCTGCCCTCCTTCCTGGATGGCCCTGGGCCCTTCACAGTCTTTGCCCCCAGCAATGAGGCAGTGGATGGCTTGCGGGATGGCCGCCTGGTCTACCTCTTCACAGCG GGTCTCTCCAAACTGCAGGAGCTGGTGAGGTACCATGTCTATAGCCACGGCCAG ctGACTGTTGAGAAGCTCATCTCCAAGGGCCGGGTCCTCACCATGGCAAACCAGGTCCTGGCTGTGAATATCtcagaggag GGGCGCATCCTGCTGGGACCTGAGGGGGTCCCCCTACGGAGGGTGGGCGTGCTGGCTGCCAACGGCGTCATCCACATGCTGGAGGGCATCCTGCTGCCCCCGACCATCCTGCCCATCCTGCCCAagctctgcaacgaagagcagcacAAGGTCGTGGCG GGCTCCTGTGTGGACTGCCAAGCCCTGAACACCAGCATGTGCCCCCCCAACAGCGTGAAGCTG GACATCTCCCCTGAGGAGTGTGTCTACATCCATGACCCTACTGGGCTGAACGTCCTGAAGAAGGGCTGCGCCCACTACTGCAACCAGACCATCCTG AAACCTGGCTGCTGCAAAGGGTTTTTTGGGCCTGACTGTGTGCAGTGTCCTGGGGGCTTCTCCAACCCCTGCTATGGCAAAGGCAAC tgCAGTGATGGGGTCCAGGGCAGCGGGGCCTGCCTCTGCTTCCCAGACTACAAGGGCATCGCCTGCCACATCTGCTCCAACCCAAACAAGCATGGAGACCAGTGCCGGGAAG ACTGCGGCTGTGTCCACGGTCTATGTGACAACCGTCCAGGCAGTGGGGGGGTGTGCCAGCGTGGCACATGTGCCCCAGGCTTCAGTGGCCGCTTCTGCAACGAGTCCACAGGGAACTGTGGGCCCACAGAACAGGCCCAGCAGTGCCACCTGCATGCCCGCTGCGTTAACCAGGGGGATGTTGCCAG gtgtcTCTGTCTCGATGGCTTTGAGGGTGACGGCTTCTCCTGCACACCCAGCAACCCCTGCTCTCGCCCAGACCGTGGCGGATGCTCGGAGAAT GCTGAGTGTGTCCCTGGGGCCCCAGGCACCCACCACTGCACATGCCACAAGGGCTGGAGTGGGGACGGTCGTGTCTGCGTGGCCATCGACGAGTGTGAGCTGGATGTGCGAGGCGGCTGCCACGCTGACGCCCTCTGCAGCTATGTGGGACCCGGGCAG AGCCAGTGCACCTGCAAGCTGGGATTCGCGGGGGACGGCTACGTGTGCAGTCCCATTGACCCCTGCCGGGCAGGCAACGGTGGCTGCCATGATCTG GCCACCTGCCGGGCAGTGGGAGGAGGTCAGCGGGTCTGCACATGCCCCCCTGGCTATGGGGGTGATGGCTTCAGCTGCTACGGAGACATCTTCCAA gaGCTGGAGGCAAATGCCCACTTCTCCATCTTCTACCAGTGGATCAAG GGGGCCGGCATCACTCTTCCTGCTGACAGCCGAGTCACAGCCCTGGTGCCCTCGGAGTCTGCCATCCGTAGGCTGAGCCCTGAGGACCAGGCCTTCTGGCTGCAGCCGAGGATGCTACCGCAAGTGGTCAG GGCCCATTTTCTCCAGGGCGCCCTGTCTGAGGAGGAGCTGGCCCGGCTGGATGGGCAGAGTGTAGCCACCCTGAGCCCCACCGCACGCTGGGAGATTCACAACATCAGTGGG AGGGTCTGGGTGCAGAATGCCAGCGTGGACGTGGCTGACCTCCTTGCCACCAATGGTGTCCTACATGTCCTCAGTCAG GTCTTACTGCCTCCGAGAGGGGATGTGCTGGGGGGGCAGGGATTGCTGCAGCAGCTGGACTCAGTGCCTGCCTTCCGCCTCTTCCGGGAGCTGCTGCAG CGCCACAGGCTGGTACCCCAGATTGAGGCTGCCACCGCCTACACCATCTTCGTGCCAACCAACCACTCTCTGGAGGCCCAGGCCAACAGCAGCGGCCTG gACTTGGACGTAGTGCGACACCATGTGATCCTGGGGGAGGCGCTTTCCACAGAGGCCCTGCGCAGGGGGGGACACCGCAACTCCCTCCTGGGCCCTGTGCACTGGCTTGTCTTCTACAACCATAGTGGCCAg CCTGAGGTGAACCACGTGCCGCTGGAAGGCCCTGTGCTGGAGGCCCCTGGCCGCTCACTGTTTGGCCTGTCCGGGGTCCTGACAGTGGGCTCAAGCCGCTGCCTGCACAGCCACGCAGAGGCCCTGCGG GAGAAATGTGTAAATTGCACCCGGAAATTCCGCTGCACTCAAGGCTACCAGCTGGAG GACACCCCCAAGAAGAGTTGTGTCTACCGGTCTGGCTACTCCTTCTCCCGGGGCTGTTCTTACACGTGTGCCAAGAAGATCCAG GTGCCTGACTGCTGCCCTGGCTTCTTCGGCACACTGTGTGAGCCGTGCCCGGGGGGTCTGGGTGGTGTGTGCTCGGGCCACGGGCAGTGTCAGGACAGGCTCCTGGGCAGTGGGGAGTGCCGCTGCCACGAGGGCTTCCACGGAACGGCCTGTGAGATGTGTGAGCTGGGCCGCTACGGGCCCAACTGCACTGGAG TGTGTGACTGTGCCCACGGGCTGTGCCAGGAGGGGCTCCGAGGGGACGGAAGCTGTGTCTGTAACGTGGGTTGGCAGGGCCTCCGCTGTGACCAGA AAATCACTGGCCCTCAATGCCCGCAGAAGTGTGACCCCAATGCCAA CTGCGTCCAGGACTCGGCTGCAGCCCCTGCCTGCGTCTGTGCCGCGGGGTACTCGGGCGACGGCATCTACTGTGCAG TGGTGGACCCTTGTGCCCATGACCACGGGGGCTGCTCCCCCCACGCCAACTGCACCAATGTGGCACCTGGTCAGCGGACATGCACCTGCCTGGATGGCTACACGGGTGATGGGGAGCTGTGCCAGG AAGTTAACAGCTGTCTCATCCACCACGGGGGCTGCCACATGCACGCCGAATGTATCCCCACAGGCCCCCAGCAG GTCTCCTGCAGCTGCCGCGAGGGTTACAGTGGGGACGGCATCCGGACTTGTGTGCTCCTGGACCCCTGCTCCCAG AACAATGGAGGCTGCAGCCCCTATGCTGTGTGCAAAAGCACAGGGGATGGCCAGAGGATGTGTACCTGCGATGCAGTCCACACTGTGGGTGATGGCTTCACCTGCCGTGCCCGAGTCGGCCTG GAGCTCCTTCGGGACAAGCATGCCTCATTCTTCAGCCTCCATCTCCTG GAATACAAGGAGCTCAAGGGGAATGGGCCTTTCACAATCTTTGTGCCGCATGCAGATCTAATGACCAACCTGTCGCAG GATGAGCTGGCCCGGATTCGTGCCAATCGCCAGCTTGTGTTCCGCTATCACGTGGCTGGTTGCCGGCAGCTGCGAAGCCAGGAGCTGCTAGAGGAGGGCTATGCCACCACACTCTCCGGGCACCCGCTGCGCTTCAGTGAGAGGGAG ggcagcATATACATCAATGACTTCGCACGCATGGTGAGCAGCGACCATGTGGCTGTGAACGGTGTCTTGCATTTCATCGACCGTGTCCTGCTGCCACCTGAAGCGCTGCACTGGGAGCCTGACGCTGCCCCGATTCCGCGG AGAAACTTCACCGCCGCTGCGGAGAGCTTCGGTTACAAGATCTTCAGTGGCCTTGTGACG ATGGCTGGCCTGCTGCCCCTGCTTCGAGATTCATTCCATAGGCCCTTCACAATGCTGTGGCCCACAGACTCCGCCCTGCAAGCTTTGCCTCCCGATCGCCAGGTCTGGCTATACCATAAAGACCACCGTGACAAGCTGGCAGCCATTCTGCGGGGCCACGTGATCCGCAATGTCGAG GCCTTGGCATCTGACCTGCCCAACCTGGGCCCACTGCGCACCATGCATGGGACCCTCATCTCCTTCTCCTGCAGCCGTGCCCGGCCG GGTGAGCTCACGGTGGGAGAGGAGGACGCCCGGATTGTGCAGCGACACCTGCCCTTTGAGGGGGGCCTGGCCTACGGCATTGACCAGCTGCTGGAGCCACCTGGCCTTGGTGCCCGGTGTGACCGCTTTGAGACTCGGCCTCTGTGGCTG AAGGTTTGCAGCATTTGTGGGCTGGAACCACCCTGTCCTGAGGGCTCACAGGAGCAG GGCAGCCCTGAAGCCTGCTGGCGCTACTTCTCAAAGTTCTGGACGTCTCCTCCGCTGCACTCCTTGGCACTGCGCAGTGTTTGGGCCCGGCCCAGCCACTGGGGTCAGCCCCAAGGCCTGGGCAGGGGCTGCTACCGCAACTGTGTCACCACCACCTGGAAGCCCAGCTGCTGCCCTGGTCACTATGGCAGTGAGTGCCGAG CTTGCCCTGGGGGTGCCAGCAGCCCCTGTAATGGCCATGGCACGTGCATGGACGGCATGAGCGGCAGCGGGTACTGTAGGTGCCGTTCGAGGTTTGCCGGGATGGCATGTGAACTCTGTGCCCCGGGTGCCTTTGGGCCCCTTTGCCAAG cctgcaaCTGTACCTCCCATGGCCACTGCGATGAGGGCTTGGGGGGCTCCGGCTCCTGCTTCTGTGATGAGGGCTGGACTGGGCCACACTGTGAGGTGCAGCTGGGTGAGTGGGCCCTGTGCTTGTGCCCGCCCTGCACACTTGTATACACTTGCACACACCAGTGCATGCCCCAACTGCACACTGAGGTGGAAGGGGGTCTAGGAGGGCAGCCACTAACCTGGATGTGTGGGGTGGGCCCCGGGGGACAGAGCTGCAGCCTGTGTGTGCTCCACCCTGCGCATCCCAGGCCGTGTGCCGCGCTGGCCACAGCTGTGAGTGCAGCCTGGGCTACGAAGGGGATGGCCGCACGTGCACAGGTGAGCGGGAATGTGAGGTGGGaggccccactcccctcccctcctctcctgtcGCCTGGTCCAACCACCCTCTCGCTGCCTCCAGTGGTAGACCTGTGCCAGGATGGGCGTGGCGGCTGCAGCGAGCATGCCAACTGCAGCCAGGTAGGCACAGTGGTCACCTGCACCTGCCTGCCCGACTATGAGGGTGACGGCTGGAGCTGCCGGGCCCGCAACCCCTGTGAGGATGGCCACCGCGGGGGCTGCAGCGAGCACGCCGACTGCCTGAGCACTGGACCG AACACACGGCGCTGTGCGTGCCACGCTGGCTACGTGGGCGATGGACTGCAGTGTCTGGAGGAGCCTGAGCCGCCTGTGGACCGCTGCCTGGACCAGCCACCACCCTGTCACGTGGATGCTGTGTGCACTGACCTGCACTTCCAGG AAAAACGAGCCGGTGTCTTCCACCTCCAGGCCCCCAGTGGCCCCTACAGCCTGAATTTCTCACAGGCCGAGGCAGCCTGTGGGGCCCAAGGAGCTGTCCTtgcttctctccctcagctctcTGCTGCCCAGCAG CTGGGCCTTCACCTCTGCCTTGTGGGCTGGCTGGCCAACGGCTCGGCTGCCCATCCCGTCGTTTTCCCGGCAGCAGACTGTGGCGATGGTCAGGTGGGCGTGGTCAGTCTGGGTGCCCGGGAGAACCTGTCGGAGCGCTGGGACGCCTACTGCTACCGCATGCAAG ACGTGGCCTGCCAATGCCGCGATGGCTTCGTGGGCGATGGGGCCAGCGTGTGCAATGGGAAGCTGCTTGATGTGCTGGCCACCACTGCCAACTTCTCCACCTTCTATGGG ATGCTACTGGGCTACGCCAATGCCACCCCGAGGGGTCTCGACTTCCTGGACTTCCTGGACGACGAGCTCACCTACAAGACACTCTTCGTCCCTGTCAACGAAGGCTTTATGGACAACCTC ACACTGAGCGGCCCAGACCTGGAGCTACACGCCTCCAATACCACCTTCCTGAGCACCAACGCCAGCCAGGGTACCTTGCTTCCCGCCCACTCGGGCCTCAGCCTCATCATCAGTGACACGGGCCCTGACAACAGTTCTCAGGCCCCTGTGGTGAGTCTGGAGgctgcccctcccctgctggCCCCAGCCCTCACTCACCCACTGGGCCTGACCCTGGTCTCCCTACAGGTCCCAGGAGCAGTTGTGGTTAGCCACGTCATCGTGTGGGACATCGTGGCCTTCAACGGCATCATCCACACTCTGGCCAGCCCCCTCTTGGCACCCCCGCAGCCT CGGGCAGTGGTGGCCCCGGAGGCCCGACCTGTGGCAGCAGGCGCGGGGGCTGTGGTAGCTGCTGGAGTGCTCCTTGGCCTCGCGGCCGGAGCCCTCTACCTTCGTGCCCGAAGCAGGTCCGCAGGCTTTGGCTTCTCTGCCTTCCAG GCGGAAGATGATGCTGCTGATGACTTCTCCCCATGGCAGGAAGGGACGAGCCCAACCCTGGTCTCTGTCCCCAACCCGGTCTTTGGTAGCCATGATGCCTTTTGTGAGCCCTTTGAC GACTCGCTCCTGGAGGACGACTTCCCTGACACCCAGAGGATCCTCGAGGTCAAGTGA